A region of Candidatus Poribacteria bacterium DNA encodes the following proteins:
- a CDS encoding site-specific DNA-methyltransferase: MASPDSRVKTVEFTTDIFNEPRQITVSDAYNTDADVVLFDGDCSELLKSIPSDSVDLIITSPPYNIGKKYEKKTSLASYLKDMEPVIAEIVRVLATTGSLCWQVGNYVHKSEVFPLDIYFYDIFKRFDLKLRNRIIWRFNHGLHCTKRFSGRYETILWFTKDDEYVFNLDPVRVPAKYPGKRHFKGPKRGQLSGNPLGKNPSDIWDVVKQDWEDEVWDIPNVKANHPEKTEHPCQFPVELVQRCVLALTQPGGVVLDPYCGVGSAIIGALQYDRKAIAAEQDSNYVAITRERIQKFAEGTLPLRPLGKPIHKPTGKERTAQMPLEWK; encoded by the coding sequence ATGGCATCCCCAGATTCTCGCGTTAAGACAGTTGAATTTACAACGGATATTTTCAATGAACCGCGTCAGATTACGGTTTCAGATGCCTATAACACGGATGCAGATGTTGTCCTCTTTGATGGCGATTGCAGCGAGCTATTAAAAAGTATCCCGTCAGATTCTGTAGATTTAATCATCACATCTCCGCCATACAACATAGGGAAAAAATACGAGAAAAAAACGTCCTTAGCGTCATACCTAAAAGATATGGAGCCTGTAATTGCGGAGATAGTTCGGGTGCTTGCAACGACTGGCAGCCTCTGTTGGCAAGTCGGAAATTACGTTCATAAAAGTGAGGTGTTTCCGCTCGATATTTACTTTTATGACATTTTCAAACGCTTTGACTTAAAATTACGGAATCGAATTATCTGGCGGTTTAATCACGGGTTGCACTGCACAAAGCGGTTTTCAGGTCGATATGAAACTATTTTGTGGTTTACGAAGGACGATGAATATGTTTTCAATCTCGATCCGGTGCGTGTTCCCGCAAAATACCCAGGCAAACGGCATTTCAAAGGTCCAAAGCGCGGTCAACTTTCAGGAAACCCGCTCGGCAAGAATCCCTCTGATATTTGGGATGTGGTCAAACAGGACTGGGAAGATGAAGTTTGGGATATCCCGAATGTGAAGGCAAACCATCCAGAGAAAACCGAGCATCCGTGTCAATTTCCAGTTGAATTGGTCCAGCGATGTGTTTTGGCACTCACACAGCCCGGCGGGGTCGTTTTGGATCCGTATTGTGGTGTTGGATCTGCTATTATTGGTGCCTTGCAGTATGACCGAAAAGCGATCGCTGCTGAGCAAGATTCAAATTATGTGGCTATTACTCGTGAAAGAATACAGAAATTTGCAGAGGGGACACTACCACTCCGCCCGTTAGGAAAACCGATTCACAAACCAACCGGAAAAGAACGGACAGCGCAGATGCCTTTGGAATGGAAATAG